A part of Miscanthus floridulus cultivar M001 chromosome 6, ASM1932011v1, whole genome shotgun sequence genomic DNA contains:
- the LOC136456566 gene encoding tobamovirus multiplication protein 1-like isoform X3, with protein sequence MDSAKVFLVYFVSTIIATCQRWICWVHGCGFVLMASPQILLLASFLLLLSFWVDLCHQTNDEDEEDGRSQSHHEALLDRTKVKPGIRPVNIRQRCCPGIQLGSRQKIVILMLVLSFVVMFAFAILIWVGRGENPIDSSLLKRVYLDVFSVVVIVLGGALACYGAVLFSKMSKVRSETVSTEKWKVASLAAVSLICFSSSAILALVTNVPVLLYWYSTDVDIINNAVILFIYYFIGSSVPSGFVLWIMREMPHRQVVERPTESRVVTLFRERPSTTQDPQWRTAVTSSNKALKSSPI encoded by the exons TGTTCCTAGTGTATTTCGTGTCTACCATCATTGCTACTTGTCAGAGATGGATTTGCTGGGTACATGGATGTGGATTTGTTCTCATGG CTAGTCCACAGATATTGCTTCTTGCTTCTTTCCTGTTGCTACTGTCATTCTG GGTTGACCTGTGTCATCAGACAAATGATGAAGACGAAGAAGACGGAAGGAGTCAGAGTCACCATGAAGCTTTACTAGACAGAACAAAAGTGAAACCTGGCATTCGTCCTGTTAATATCCGTCAGAGGTGTTGCCCAGGAATACAACTTGGAAGCCGGCAAAAAATTGTGATTTTG ATGCTTGTACTGTCATTTGTTGTTATGTTCGCCTTTGCAATCCTCATATGGGTTGGCAGAGGAGAAAATCCTATTGATTCTTCTCTACTGAAAAGG GTTTATTTGGATGTATTTTCAGTAGTAGTTATTGTTCTTGGTGGTGCTCTGGCATGTTACG GTGCAGTGTTATTCTCGAAGATGAGCAAAGTTCGTTCTGAAACTGTATCCACTGAGAAGTGGAAG GTTGCCAGTTTAGCTGCTGTCTCACTGATTTGTTTCTCGTCTTCTGCTATACTTGCACTTGTGACCAATGTTCCA GTGCTTTTGTATTGGTACTCGACAGATGTGGACATCATCAACAATGCTGTTATTTTGTTTATATATTACTTCATAG GCTCGTCAGTGCCATCAGGATTTGTGCTATGGATCATGAGAGAGATGCCTCATCGGCAGGTAGTTGAAAGGCCCACAGAATCGAGGGTGGTTACTTTGTTCAGGGAAAGACCATCAACTACGCAGGATCCACAGTGGAGGACAGCTGTCACATCCTCAAACAAG GCCCTCAAGTCAAGCCCAATTTAA